One Triticum dicoccoides isolate Atlit2015 ecotype Zavitan chromosome 4B, WEW_v2.0, whole genome shotgun sequence genomic window carries:
- the LOC119293261 gene encoding multicopper oxidase LPR1 homolog 1-like, whose product MPDGMLGETALTVLLVLAGLAAGTRPPPPPVSEDTLEKVAGSLEMYVDRLPQMPKIHGYSMERGRATPVHLAVGMYRKKWKFHRDLPATTVFAFGESAKSATFPGPTIEALQGVPLSVTWENHLPEQHILPWDPTVPVAIPRHGGVPTVVHLHGGVHPPQSDGSAFAWFTAGFRETGAKWTTPTYVYPNVQSPGVLWYHDHALGLTRANLLAGLLGAYVIRNPAVEWPLGLPSGDEFDRVLVLADRSFYADGSLYMNSTGDNPRVHPQWQPEYFGDAVTVNGKVWPFLPVARRRYRFRVINASNARYFNLSLSNGLPFHVVGSDTSYLPRPVAATHVLVGVSESFDVVVDFSDDESNTPEVELVNTAPYPFPNGNAPGRLSSKVMKFVVEPAKTRDHSRVPARLLEYVKVAEEEAARKRYIVLYEYDDDGATGGPTHLYINGKRLEDPATETPRVGATEVWEVVNLTPDDHPLHLHLATFQAVRARGLVGLDELRRCMARHNDADWCNVSRHAAGDVVGVPEHERTWKNVGKMAPGYLTTVVVKFLMVETGEAYPFDATAEPGYVYHCHILDHEDNAMIRPLKLIR is encoded by the exons ATGCCGGACGGAATGCTCGGCGAGACGGCGCTCACCGTCCTTCTAGTGCTCGCCGGCCTCGCGGCCGGGAccaggccgccgccaccgccggtgtCGGAGGACACGCTGGAGAAGGTCGCCGGCTCGCTGGAAATGTACGTCGACAGGCTCCCCCAGATGCCCAAGATACACGGCTACTCCATGGAACGCGGCCGCGCCACGCCGGTGCACCTCGCCGTCGGCATGTACCGCAAGAAATGG AAATTCCACCGCGACCTGCCGGCGACCACCGTGTTCGCGTTCGGAGAGTCTGCGAAGAGCGCCACATTCCCCGGGCCGACCATCGAGGCCCTGCAAGGGGTCCCTCTGTCGGTGACGTGGGAGAACCACCTGCCGGAGCAACACATCCTCCCGTGGGACCCCACCGTGCCCGTCGCCATCCCCAGGCACGGCGGCGTCCCGACCGTCGTCCACCTCCACGGCGGCGTGCACCCGCCGCAGTCCGACGGCAGCGCCTTCGCCTGGTTCACCGCCGGCTTTCGCGAGACCGGCGCCAAGTGGACTACGCCGACGTACGTGTACCCGAACGTTCAGTCCCCCGGTGTCCTCTGGTACCACGACCACGCTCTCGGCCTCACGCGCGCCAacctcctcgccggcctcctcgGCGCCTACGTCATCCGTAATCCGGCGGTCGAGTGGCCACTCGGCCTCCCCAGCGGCGACGAGTTCGACCGCGTGCTCGTGCTCGCCGACCGCAGCTTCTACGCCGACGGCTCCCTCTACATGAACTCCACCGGGGACAACCCGCGCGTCCACCCGCAGTGGCAGCCCGAGTACTTCGGCGACGCCGTCACCGTCAACGGCAAGGTGTGGCCGTTCCTTCCCGTCGCCCGCCGTCGCTACCGCTTCCGCGTCATCAACGCCAGCAACGCGCGCTACTTCAACCTCTCGCTGAGCAACGGCCTCCCCTTCCACGTCGTCGGCTCCGACACCAGCTACCTGCCCCGGCCGGTCGCCGCCACCCACGTCCTTGTCGGCGTGTCCGAGTCGTTCGACGTCGTCGTCGACTTCTCCGACGACGAGTCCAACACGCCCGAGGTGGAGCTAGTGAACACGGCGCCGTACCCGTTCCCCAACGGCAACGCGCCGGGCCGCCTCTCCAGCAAGGTGATGAAGTTCGTCGTCGAGCCAGCGAAGACAAGGGACCACTCCAGGGTGCCGGCGAGGCTGCTGGAGTACGTCAAGGTCGCCGAGGAAGAGGCGGCGCGGAAGCGGTACATCGTGTTGTACGAGTACGACGACGATGGAGCGACGGGCGGCCCGACGCACCTATACATCAACGGGAAGCGCCTGGAGGACCCGGCGACGGAGACGCCGCGCGTGGGCGCGACGGAGGTGTGGGAGGTGGTCAACCTGACGCCGGACGACCACCCGCTCCACCTCCACCTGGCCACGTTCCAGGCGGTGCGCGCCCGGGGGCTTGTCGGGCTGGACGAGTTGAGGCGTTGCATGGCCAGGCACAACGACGCAGACTGGTGCAACGTGAGCCGGCACGCGGCCGGGGACGTGGTGGGCGTGCCGGAGCACGAGAGGACATGGAAGAACGTGGGGAAGATGGCGCCGGGATATCTGACGACGGTGGTCGTCAAGTTCTTGATGGTGGAGACCGGCGAGGCCTACCCCTTCGACGCCACGGCCGAGCCCGGCTACGTCTATCACTGTCAC ATTTTGGATCATGAGGACAATGCCATGATTCGCCCACTAAAGCTGATCAGATAA
- the LOC119292455 gene encoding linoleate 9S-lipoxygenase 1-like has translation MILGGLVDSLTGANKSARLKGTVVLMRKNVLDLNDFGATIMDGIGEFIGKGVTCQLISSTLVDHDNGGRGKVGAEAELEQWVTSLPSLTTGESKFGLTFDWEVEKLGVPGAIIVNNHHSSEFLLKTVTLHDVPGRGNLSFVANSWIYPVGSYTYSRVFFANDVSCSVPITQGILPAVRTYVDTTPGEFDSFQDIINLYEGGIKLPNVPALEELRKQFPLQLIKDLLPVGGDSLLKLPVPYIIQADQQAWRTDEEFSREVLAGVNPVMITRLAEFPPKSSLDPSKFGDHTSTITAAHIEKNLEGLTVQQALESNRLYILDHHDRFMPFLIDVNNLPGNFIYATRTLFFLRGDGRLTPLAIELSEPVIQGGLTTAKSKVYTPVPSGSVEGWVWEFAKAYVAVNDSGWHQLVSHWLNTHAVMEPFVISTNRHLSVTHPVHKLLSPHYRDTMTINALARQTLINAGGIFEMTVFPGKFALGMSSVVYKDWKFTEQGLPDDLIKRGMAVEDPSSPYKVRLLVPDYPYAADGLAIWHAIEQYVSEYLAIYYPDDGVVQGDVELQAWWKEAREVGHGDLKDAPWWPRMQAVGELAKACTTIIWIGSALHAAVNFGQYPYAGFLPNRPTVSRRRMPEPGTEQYAELEHDPERAFIHTITSQIQTIIGISLLEVLSKHSSDELYLGQRDTPEWTSDPKALEVFKRFSERLVEIESKVVGMNHDPQLLNRNGPTKFPYMLLYPNTSDHKGAAAGLTAKGIPNSISI, from the exons ATGATACTGGGCGGGCTCGTCGACAGCCTGACCGGCGCGAACAAGAGCGCACGGCTCAAGGGCACGGTGGTGCTCATGAGGAAGAACGTGCTGGACCTCAACGACTTCGGCGCCACCATCATGGACGGCATCGGCGAGTTCATCGGCAAGGGCGTCACCTGCCAGCTTATCAGCTCCACCCTCGTCGACCACG ACAACGGCGGGCGTGGGAAGGTGGGCGCGGAGGCGGAGCTGGAGCAGTGGGTGACGAGCCTGCCGTCGCTGACGACGGGGGAGTCCAAGTTCGGCCTCACCTTCGACTGGGAGGTGGAGAAGCTGGGCGTGCCGGGCGCCATCATCGTCAACAACCACCACAGCTCCGAGTTCCTGCTCAAGACCGTCACCCTCCACGACGTCCCCGGCCGCGGCAACCTCTCCTTCGTCGCCAACTCCTGGATCTACCCCGTTGGCAGCTACACCTACAGCCGCGTCTTCTTCGCCAACGATGTGAGTT GTTCAGTGCCCATCACGCAGGGCATCCTGCCGGCGGTGCGCACATACGTAGACACCACCCCCGGCGAGTTCGACTCCTTCCAGGACATCATCAACCTCTACGAGGGCGGCATCAAGCTGCCCAACGTCCCCGCCCTCGAGGAGCTGCGCAAGCAGTTCCCGCTCCAACTCATCAAGGACCTCCTCCCCGTGGGCGGCGACTCGCTGCTCAAGCTCCCCGTCCCCTACATCATCCAGGCGGACCAGCAGGCGTGGCGGACCGACGAGGAGTTCTCCCGGGAGGTCCTCGCCGGCGTCAACCCGGTCATGATCACGCGTCTCGCG GAGTTCCCGCCAAAAAGTAGTCTGGACCCTAGCAAGTTTGGTGACCACACCAGCACCATCACGGCGGCACACATCGAGAAGAACCTCGAAGGCCTCACCGTGCAGCAG GCGCTGGAAAGCAACAGGCTGTACATCCTTGATCACCACGACCGGTTCATGCCGTTCCTGATCGACGTCAACAACCTGCCCGGCAACTTCATCTACGCCACCAGGACCCTCTTCTTCCTGCGCGGCGACGGCAGGCTCACGCCGCTCGCCATCGAGCTCAGCGAGCCTGTCATCCAGGGCGGCCTCACCACCGCCAAGAGCAAGGTGTACACGCCGGTGCCGAGCGGCTCCGTCGAAGGCTGGGTGTGGGAGTTTGCCAAGGCCTACGTCGCCGTCAACGACTCTGGGTGGCACCAGCTCGTCAGCCACTG GCTGAACACTCATGCGGTGATGGAGCCGTTTGTGATCTCGACGAACCGGCACCTCAGCGTGACGCACCCGGTGCACAAGCTGCTGAGCCCGCACTACCGCGACACCATGACCATCAACGCGCTGGCGCGACAGACGCTCATCAACGCCGGCGGCATCTTCGAGATGACGGTGTTCCCGGGCAAGTTTGCGCTGGGGATGTCGTCGGTGGTGTACAAGGACTGGAAGTTCACCGAGCAGGGCCTGCCCGACGATCTCATCAAGAG GGGCATGGCCGTGGAGGACCCGTCGAGCCCGTACAAGGTGCGGCTGCTAGTGCCGGACTACCCGTATGCGGCGGACGGGCTGGCGATCTGGCACGCCATCGAGCAGTACGTGAGCGAGTACCTGGCCATCTACTACCCGGACGATGGCGTGGTGCAGGGCGACGTGGAGCTGCAGGCGTGGTGGAAGGAGGCGCGCGAGGTGGGGCACGGCGACCTCAAAGACGCGCCATGGTGGCCGAGGATGCAAGCCGTGGGCGAGCTGGCCAAGGCGTGCACCACCATCATCTGGATCGGGTCGGCGCTGCATGCGGCGGTCAACTTCGGGCAGTACCCCTACGCGGGGTTCCTCCCGAACCGGCCGACGGTGAGCCGGCGCCGCATGCCGGAGCCGGGGACCGAGCAGTACGCGGAGCTGGAGCACGACCCGGAGCGGGCCTTCATCCACACCATCACTAGCCAGATCCAGACCATCATCGGCATCTCGCTGCTGGAGGTGCTGTCGAAGCACTCCTCCGACGAGCTCTACCTCGGGCAGCGCGACACGCCGGAATGGACCTCGGACCCCAAGGCCCTGGAGGTGTTCAAGCGGTTCAGCGAGCGGCTAGTGGAGATCGAGAGCAAGGTGGTGGGCATGAACCACGACCCGCAGCTGTTGAACCGCAACGGTCCGACCAAGTTCCCCTACATGTTGCTCTACCCCAACACCTCCGATCACAAGGGCGCCGCCGCCGGGCTCACCGCTAAGGGCATCCCCAACAGCATCTCCATCTGA